TACCTCATCTCCTGGTTGTTTTTTAACAGCTACACTTTCACCTGTCACCATTGCCTCATCTACTGTAGAATTACCATTAATTACTTCACCATCAACAGGAATCTTTTCACCAGGACGGACTAAAATTAAATCATTAACTTTCACTTCCTGAATAGGAATATCCATTTCTAAACCATCTCGGATTACCCTAGCTGTTTTGGCTTGCATTCCCATTAATTTGTGAATAGCTTCTGAAGTTTGTCCTTTAGCACGATGTTCAAAAAATCGCCCTAACAAAATTAAAGTTACAACTATCGCTGCAACTTCATAATAAACATGAATTTCTAAGTCTTGGGAAATAAATAAACCCGGAAAAAGCGTCACAAACAAAGAATAGAAATAAGCCGTACCTGTTCCCAAGGCAATCAAAGTATCCATCGTTGCAGTGCGACGTTTTAAGGATTTCCAAGCATTGCGAAAAAAAGATCCACCACACCAAAATTCCACAGGTGTTGTTAATACTAATTGCCACCAAGGATAATGGAGAAATTCAGGAACAAAAGGTAAATGTAATCCCGTCATCATCGGTAAAGAACCAAAAAACAGAATAATACTAATTACACCCCCAACTCTTAACTTGAGAATGAGTTCTCGTTCTTGGGCTAATGTATTTGCTATTTCTGCTGCATCTTCCCCTGCTGCTGCTAACGTAAAAGATGAATAACCAGCATCTACAATTGCAGCTTGGATTTCTGTTAAACTTGTTTGTTTAGGTTCATAATTAATAGTTACCTGTTCTGCACCAAAATTAACATGACAATCAATAACTCCAGAAACAGATAAAATAGCTTGTTCTACATTATTAGCGCAGGAAGCGCAACTCATCCCTTTAAGTTTAAGACTAAGATTATTCATATCACCCCTTGTAATTAACTAATTATCCAGATCCCCGACTTCTCAAAGAAGTCGGGGATCTAAACTCCCAAACTCTACCTATTGGTGTAATATATCATTTTAGTAATTTTATTGACTTTCACTTAACAGACATTTCAGATTGTGGAGATAGAAATATATGTTACAAGTTATTTATTCTGACGAATTTTTAGATCACGAAACGGGAAGCTATCATCCAGAAAAACCAGCCCGATTAACAGCCATAGTCAACGCTTTAAAAGCTGCCAGTTTTGCCGAACAAATCACCTGGAAACTACCTACACCCGTCACCGGAAAACCGTCTTTAATGTCTTGGATAGAAAAGGCTCACACTAAATCATATATTAACAAAGTTAAAGAGATATCCTGCTCAGGTGGTGGTTATTTAGACGGAGATACTCCCATTTCTCCCCGTAGTTATGATATAGCTTTATTAGCAGTTAGTGCTTGGTTAGATGGAGTTGACATAGTTCTTAATACAACTAATCAAGCTTTTGTATTAGCGCGTCCACCTGGACATCATGCGGTAAGTGATACAGGAATGGGATTTTGTTTATTTTCTAATGCTGCAATTGCAGCTTTATATGCTTTAGAACAACCTGGTATTGAGCGCGTTGCTATCCTAGACTGGGACGTACATCACGGAAATGGTACAGAAGCGATAGTAGAAACTCACTCAGAAATTGCTTATGTTTCTCTTCACCAGTATCCAGCTTATCCGGGTACAGGGAAAGCTTCTCAACAAGGGTTACATAATAATGTGTTAAATTTACCTGTTCCTCCTTGTAGTGATATTACTGTTTATCAACCATTGTGGGAAACAAAAATCTTGCCATTTTTAACCAATTTTCAGCCAGATTTACTAATTATTAGTGCTGGTTATGATGCTAATGCTGATGATCCTTTAGCAGGTATGAATTTGCAACCAGAGGACTTTGGTTTATTTACAAAATATTGTTTAGGTATAACCAAAAAAATCATGTTTGGTTTAGAAGGTGGTTATGATTTACCAAGTCTAGCAGAATCAGTAATTGCTACTATTCAATCTTGCATAGATTAGTATTTTTAGCTCTAAGGGCAGCGTGGGATGAATGGCGCGTGAATTAACGACAGTTTTTCGACCAATGCGATAGCAAGGGAGAAAAACATGGAGGCAATTCATTTTTCTTGTGCTATGCTGCTTTATAGTAAAAAACTTTCACTCTAATATGTTAAGAGTCGTCAAAGTCAGATTATATCCAGATGCCCAGCAACAGCAGTCATTAGCGCAAGCTTTTGGTAGTTGTCGTTGGCTATGGAATTATTTTTTGAATTTGATGAACCAAACATATCAAGAGACGGGGAAAGGCTTGTCTGGGTACGAAATTAAAAAGATCATTCCCCAATTAAAGAAAGAACATGAGTGGTTATCATTAACTTATTCTCAATGCTTACAACAGGTCTGCTTGAATCTGGGAGTTGCATTTAATAACTTCTTTGAAAAGAGAGCTAAATACCCCAAGTTTAAATCAAAACATGGTAAGCAGTCTATTCAGTATCCTCAAAACGTCAAGATTGCCGATAGTCAATTAATCCTACCAAAAATAGGAAAAGTATCGGCAATCATTCACCGAGAGATTGAAGGGAAAATTAAAACTGTAACCATCACCAAAAATTGTAGTGAACAATATTTTGCTGCTATTTTGTTTGAAGATGGTAAACAAAAACCAGAATCAATTGCAGAGGGCAAAGCAATAGGTATTGATCTAGGGCTGACTCATTTTGCAATTACCAGCGATGGTTCTAAGTTTGATAATCCTCGGATACTGAATAAACACGATAAAAACTTAAAAATAAAACAGCAGCAATTATCTAGAAAACAAAAAGGCTCTAGTAACCGAAATAAAGCTAGAAAGAAAGTTGCTAGAGTTCATAGAAAAATAACTAATTGCAGAGAAGATTTTCTCCATAAACTATCTCGTAGGATAGTTAACGAAAACCAAGTTATTGTGGTAGAAAATCTTCATGTTAAAGGCATGATGCAAAATCACTGTCTAGCCAAGTCTATTCAACAGGTTGGCTGGGGAATGTTTTGTACCATGCTGAAATACAAAGCAGAAAACGAAGGGAAGATTTATCAAGAAGTTGATAGATTCTTTCCTTCATCAAAGACTTGTCATGTCTGCCTTAATCAAGTGGGGAGTTTACCGCTAGATATCAGATTTTGGACTTGTGAAAAGTGCCAGGCTAGACATGATAGAGATA
The window above is part of the Dolichospermum sp. DET69 genome. Proteins encoded here:
- a CDS encoding histone deacetylase, producing the protein MLQVIYSDEFLDHETGSYHPEKPARLTAIVNALKAASFAEQITWKLPTPVTGKPSLMSWIEKAHTKSYINKVKEISCSGGGYLDGDTPISPRSYDIALLAVSAWLDGVDIVLNTTNQAFVLARPPGHHAVSDTGMGFCLFSNAAIAALYALEQPGIERVAILDWDVHHGNGTEAIVETHSEIAYVSLHQYPAYPGTGKASQQGLHNNVLNLPVPPCSDITVYQPLWETKILPFLTNFQPDLLIISAGYDANADDPLAGMNLQPEDFGLFTKYCLGITKKIMFGLEGGYDLPSLAESVIATIQSCID
- a CDS encoding transposase, which gives rise to MLRVVKVRLYPDAQQQQSLAQAFGSCRWLWNYFLNLMNQTYQETGKGLSGYEIKKIIPQLKKEHEWLSLTYSQCLQQVCLNLGVAFNNFFEKRAKYPKFKSKHGKQSIQYPQNVKIADSQLILPKIGKVSAIIHREIEGKIKTVTITKNCSEQYFAAILFEDGKQKPESIAEGKAIGIDLGLTHFAITSDGSKFDNPRILNKHDKNLKIKQQQLSRKQKGSSNRNKARKKVARVHRKITNCREDFLHKLSRRIVNENQVIVVENLHVKGMMQNHCLAKSIQQVGWGMFCTMLKYKAENEGKIYQEVDRFFPSSKTCHVCLNQVGSLPLDIRFWTCEKCQARHDRDINAAINLRDEGLRIMTSGTGDKAMKCGLGGFPHEQLHQEACRPDVSRSNRGRKKSTTALSAGQEAHTVPSGQYG